One stretch of Sinorhizobium fredii DNA includes these proteins:
- the cybH gene encoding Ni/Fe-hydrogenase, b-type cytochrome subunit: protein MALHAKKAVGRLSVHVYDAPVRIWHWVNAFSILTLALTGYFIGSPLTSVSGEASANYLMGHIRFIHFAAAQILTVLLILRVYWVFVGGVHARQIFYMPIWSGRFWKEWSHEVRWYMFMAPQPRKYPGHNPLARFTMFLMFTLPLLFMVITGFALYSDGAGRDSWEYVLFGWVFSIWPNSQDIHTNHHLGMWVILIFAIVHIYVVVREDIMSSQSIISSMFSGERLSKDMED from the coding sequence ATGGCTCTTCATGCTAAAAAGGCAGTCGGGCGCCTGAGCGTCCATGTTTACGATGCACCGGTGCGCATCTGGCATTGGGTAAACGCCTTCTCGATCCTGACACTCGCTCTGACCGGCTACTTCATAGGCTCGCCGCTGACTTCCGTGTCCGGGGAGGCGAGCGCCAACTATCTGATGGGCCATATCCGCTTCATCCACTTCGCGGCGGCACAGATCCTCACAGTGCTCCTGATCCTGCGGGTCTATTGGGTCTTTGTGGGTGGCGTGCATGCCCGGCAGATCTTCTACATGCCCATCTGGAGCGGCCGTTTCTGGAAGGAATGGTCGCATGAAGTTCGCTGGTACATGTTCATGGCACCCCAGCCAAGGAAGTATCCAGGCCACAATCCGTTGGCGCGGTTCACCATGTTCCTCATGTTCACCCTGCCGCTGCTCTTCATGGTGATCACCGGCTTTGCGCTCTACAGCGACGGCGCGGGCCGAGACAGTTGGGAATATGTGCTTTTTGGCTGGGTATTCTCGATCTGGCCGAATAGTCAGGATATCCACACCAACCATCATCTCGGAATGTGGGTCATTCTCATCTTTGCGATCGTCCACATCTATGTAGTGGTTCGCGAGGACATCATGAGTTCGCAAAGCATCATCTCATCGATGTTCTCGGGCGAGCGGCTGTCCAAGGACATGGAGGACTAG
- a CDS encoding HyaD/HybD family hydrogenase maturation endopeptidase, protein MRPAPRILVLGIGNILWADEGFGVRAVEAFHKAYEVPANVTVLDGGTQGLYLVQFINEHDRLIVFDAIDYGLVPGAMKVVEDDEVPKFTGAKKVSLHQTGFQEVLSAADLMGQYPERLTLIGCQPLDLENWGGPLTAPVKAVIPAAVDTAVRTLRDWGVAVAVRPEGAVVPPLLENDIDVENYERRAYRPR, encoded by the coding sequence ATTCGCCCCGCACCCCGCATTCTCGTGCTCGGTATCGGCAATATCCTCTGGGCCGACGAGGGATTTGGCGTGCGCGCGGTCGAAGCCTTCCACAAGGCCTATGAAGTGCCTGCCAACGTCACCGTCCTCGACGGCGGCACACAGGGCCTCTACCTGGTGCAGTTCATAAACGAGCACGACCGGCTCATCGTCTTCGACGCGATCGACTACGGCCTCGTACCGGGGGCGATGAAGGTGGTGGAGGATGATGAAGTGCCGAAGTTCACCGGTGCCAAGAAAGTGAGTCTGCACCAGACCGGTTTCCAGGAAGTGCTGAGCGCGGCAGATCTCATGGGACAATACCCCGAGCGCCTGACCCTGATCGGTTGCCAGCCGCTTGATCTTGAAAACTGGGGTGGTCCGCTGACGGCGCCGGTCAAGGCTGTCATTCCGGCGGCCGTCGACACCGCCGTTCGAACGCTGCGGGACTGGGGCGTCGCCGTTGCCGTGAGGCCGGAGGGGGCAGTGGTTCCGCCGCTTCTCGAAAACGACATCGACGTGGAAAACTACGAGCGCCGCGCCTATCGGCCGCGTTGA